The following DNA comes from Desulfobulbaceae bacterium.
GCTGGGATGGCAAAAACATCATCCTCTGCACCACAAATCAATAAGGGCACCGATTGGTGGCCCATTCATGATCCGCGTGCGCAACAAGTTGCGCACCCTACCCCTCTTGAAGAGGTTAGTGGAACCGGCCTTTCCAACCGGCCTTTCCAACCGGCTAATAATTATAGAGAAAAAATATCATTCCGCGCTTCCGGAATGTTTTACACTACTCCGGACAAAAAAACCGGTTCCACGTCCTCCTTTTAAAATACCTCTCCTGCAAAGATCCCCAACAAATAGTCGACTCCCGCTGCGCAAAGACGACCTTGGTCATTTTTTCTATTGGCATACCCCAAAAATATGCCGCTCAAACTCCCCCGACAACCTGCCACCAAACAATACATTCCCCCACATTATCCAATAAATAAACAAAGACACCCCCCCCACCGACACCTCATCATCATCTCCTGCGGATGCGCCGAAAAATTACACAAACAAAGAGCCAAAAAAATGGCACGATTGATGCATTTTAACCAAACACGTCAAATAATCTGGCGACGCTTACGCCTGACAGATGAGACGAAAAAATGAATCACTAATCACCGATGATAACAAATCATTATTATTGTTACCCTGTCAGCAAACGGCAGAAAGTATCACAAAGGAGACAAAGACATGTGGCAATGGAGTAAAACCCCAATTACAGTATTCGCAGGACTGATCATGGCGGCAATTCTGGCCGTCCCCCCTGCACTGGCAACTCCGATATTTTCACTGGGCAGCCCTTTGAGCGGAGCGGTAGGAGATGAGGTTTCCGTAGATCTCAACCTTGACCTCGCCGATGGCGACAGTCTCTTTTCCGCCGATTTTACCATCACCTATGACAGCAGCTACCTCGAATACCTCGGTGCCTCAGTCGTACATGGATACATATTACTTTTGGACGATTTTATCGGCGCTCCCTCTCCCAATCCGATCACATTCACTTTGTCAGTATTTGATCAAACTACTAACGATGGAAGTTTCTACGGCCCCAACAGTTACGAACTGGCAGACTTGACCTTCCGGATTATCGGTGGTGGCCAAGGCGATCAGACCCTTATTAGATTCGGAAACTTAGATGCATACGACGATTTAAGCACAAACCCAATCTCAGCCGTCACTAGCGACAATAGCGTTACCATTACTGACACCGCTCCTATCCCGGAACCAACCACCATGCTGCTATTGGGCACCGGGCTGGCTGGACTAGGTGCCATGCGGACCCAGCGGAGGAAACGAGCCACCCACCGGCTACCCACACGGTAGATAGCCGTTACAGAAGTACCGATCTGCAAAGAACTCCCCGAGGCATCGTAAATTGTATTTTCAGGCACGATACCTAATATCACTAACGCCCTACCTTCAGCTGAGGAGGAGATAAAAATGACAGGAAAGGTAAGTGCCGCCCCAAAAGCAGACCCACAGGCCCCACAAGCCCCCCAGTCGCCCCAAGTACGCTGGGACACCTCGAACCTGAAAAGTTCCTACGCCAATGTCTGCAACGCCACCTGCACCAGAGAGGAGGTAGTGCTCAACTTCGGCATTAATCAAAATTGGGACCGCAACTCTCAGGATTTTGAAATTCAGCTGGATCACCGCATTATCCTAAGTCCCTTTGCTGCTAAGCGTTTAACCGACTTGTTGCAGAAATTGCTCACCGACTATGAGGCCAAACACGGCGAACTAAAGTCCTAACAGGCCATGGCCTGCTAGGAGTGAGGACTCCGAACAGACCATGACATAGAGCGCCACATGAAAAGCACCTACTGTCATCGCCACAAACACGGCAATGTCCGCAAACTCCCATCCATTATGGTTGAGGGGAATGATGATAATATGCCTAAACAACAACGGGCTTCCGGATTAATACTCTGGAAGCCCGTTGTTGTTTGATATCAAGCAACTACACAGGTTAACGGTAATCAGTTATCGGTTTACGGTTAAAAAAATCATGGCTGGTCATACTTCACCGTCAACCGTCAACCGTTAACCCACAACCTTAAATCCGTTAAAGAGATTCTCGCACTGCGGGAAAAATGGCATGCTATGGCCAAGCTTCATGGCTGCCCTAAATGGAGGAAATACTATGGCACAGATTACAGGTATCGACGAACAGGGCTCCAGGAACACCGAAACATCGGTACTCTCAAAACTGCGAGGATTAAAAAGACGTCTGCACCGGGCCCGCCATAACAGCGGCAAACGCTCGTCAACCACCGACAGGGTCCGCTTCGAGGCGATGGAGCCACGAGTCCTGCTCTCCGCCGACCTCAACCCGCTTGCCACCGAACTACTCGCCGCAGCCGACCAGAACGAGCAGATCATCTACCAGTCCCTACCGGCTGAACAGGCTCCGGTCATCGACATGGCCCTGGCCGATCCCTACCTGCCTCCCTTCGGCTCCCTGGTCCACACAGCCCCGGTACCATCTAGTTTCTCTGCCGTAGATGAAACAGACACCTTCACGGTCAGCACCGATCCGGGCCAGAGCATGACTATCGCCATTCTGCCGACCAATCCCGACATCCAGGCCCGGTTGGAGGTGACAGACCCCGATGGCGGCGCCCACTTTGTGGAAGCAGCTGCCCCGGGAGAGGCAATCTTCCTGCATAACCTACCCTCAGGGGCAACCAACGTCGGCAGCTTTTCAATCGAGGCAACCAGCATCAGCGGCACCGGTGACTACCAAGCCGTGTATTGGCTCAACGCAGTGGTCGAAACCGAGAGTTACGGTGGTCCAACCAACGACGACATTACCTCAGCCCTCACCCTCAGCGCCTCATCCCTTGCCCTGCCCAATGGCGCTGATCGCCTGGCTGTGGTTGGCAAGGCGGACAACACAACCCCTGACTACTACTCTTTTACCTTGAGCGCCGGCCAACAGGCCACCCTCGCCCTGAGCCCATCGGCTCCGGAAGCGGCACAGGATTCGGTCACTCTGGAGCTTCGCAACTCTGCCGATGAGTTGATCTCCATCGCCGATGGCACTGCCAGCAACGCCACCCAATCAATCCGAAATTTTGTCGCCCCGACTGACGGGACCTACTATGCCCGAATCAGCGGTCAAACCGGCGTAGAATACACACTCCTTGTCACCCGTAATGCCGATTTTGATTTGGACCCCAACGGTCAAATCTCCAACGCCCAGCCCATTTCAGCAACTCACACAGTACTGGGAAACATCGGCTCTACGACGGAAGCAGGATTTAGCGGAGCGACTATCAAAGTCGCGGTATATAATAACGGCGGGAGCATCGCCAGCATCATTAGTCAGCTCAACGACGATACCTATTTCGATTTCACCGCCACCTCAGTCTCCGGCGCCGGACTTGACACCGTGGCTGAACTGAACGCCTATGACGTGGTCATCATCGGCGACAGTGATGGCAATTACCCGTATGAAAACATCGCCCCCGCACTCCGTTCCTGGGTTGAAGCCGGTGGCGGAGTCGTGGGTACCGGCTGGTTGAGTTACTACGCCGGTAGTTCATCAGGCGCACCGGTTACCGATATCGATGCAATCATCCCCATCCAACTTACCGGGACCTACTTTTATACCAGCACCCCCACCGTAACAATTGTTGACGCCACCCACCCCATCACCCAGAACGTCGTCACATTCTCCAACTCAGGCCAATATATTTCATCCAGCAATTCGGGTGCGGATGCAGGCGCATCAGTCCTCGCCACAACCAACGGCATGCCGGTAGTCGTGGCCGCAGAAGCTGGTTTAGGCCGAAGTGCGTACCTCGGCCCTGTTTATGGCCAGTACAACTGGTCTTCGACCAACGCCGACCGCCTCCTTGAACAGGCCGTGGCCTGGGCTGCCAGCGGCAAGGACACCGTCGATCACTACACCATCGAGGTAACCGCCGGCAGCGCCTTAACCATCGAAACCACCACCCCTGGCGGCACCGCAGGCGAGCCGATCAACGATCTTGTGCCCCTCGTCGAACTCTTCGCCCCCTCCGGCTCCCTGGTTAGCTCTCAGCACAACAATGCGGCAGACGGAAGAAACGTTCTGATCTCCCTTCCCTCGGAACAGACAACCAATGGCACCTACCGAATCAAAGTAACAGCATACTCCGGCACCGGTGACTACACCCTGCAAGTAAGCGGCGCCAGCGCCCCGACACTTGCCGACCTGACCGTCACCGCCTCTGTGAATAACGGCGCCACTCTGCCCACCTTCCCTGATGCCATCACCCTCACCTTCTCAAGCGCCGTCGATGCCACCAGCCTGCTTGCCAGCGACCTTACTGTCAATGGAACGGCCGCTGACAACGTGACCCTGGTCAGCACCAACCAAGCCCGTTTCGCCATCGCTTCCCTGGCCGGAAACGATGGCGACTACACCGTCCAACTCGACGCTGCTGTGGTAAGAGGACTCTCAGGACAAGACAACACCTCGCTTTCCCTAACATTCACCCTGGACACCACGGGACCAAGTATCATTTCCAGCACCCCCGATGTCGGAGAAGTCCTTGCTGTCGGCGCCAACAGCATCAGCATCACTTTCGACCAGGAGCTTGATCCTGAGCAGCTCTCACTCGACGACGTCGCTCTTCACTCAGAATTTAACAACATCGATATTGCCGCCGTCAACCTGATCTACGACAACTCCACCTCCACTGTAACCGTCTACTTCCCAGACCTTGACGAAGGCCAATACACCCTGACCCTGTTCGCCACCCAGCAAAGCTTTACCGACCTAGTGGGCAACCCCATGCCTGGCAGCGATTACACCCTCTCTTTTGCTATCGATTCCGCAAGTCAGGCCTACCCGGCACTCACACCCAAGATGCCCCTGGGTTCAATGATCTACGACCCCATGGCAGCAGGCGCCTTCCACGAAACAGGGGACATCGATGAGTTCACCGTAGAGCTTGACGGCAATCAGACATTAAGTGTAGCTCTTTTCCCCATCGACACCACCTTCCAGGGCCAAATCGAGATTATTGGCGCCGACGCCAGCAGTCTTGGCACCCACACCGCCGGCAGCGCCGGTGAAGTAGCCGTGCTCAACACTGTTGCCGCACCATCTCAAGGAGCCTACACCATCCGCGTGACCAGCATCGATGGCACGGGCCGATATGAGGTCGGGGTGATTCTCAATGCGGCAGGCGAGATGGAAGACATCGGCCTGGGCGCAAATAACGGCATCGGCTCCGCCCAGAGTATTGACGCAAGCTTCATTGACCTGGGCAACGGTGCAAGCCGGGGTGCCGCCACCGGCGCCATTGCCAAACCGGTGTACAGCGAGCAACCCAGACTGCTCGGCACCACCGGCAATGGTGGAACCCTGAGCACCCTGGTGGAAATTGACCCCACGACAGGCGCCATCATCAATACCATCGGCGACATCGGTTATGCGATAAATGGCTTGGAATTCGACGCCACCCGCAACCGGCTTTTCGCTACCGTCTCCAATCAAGACTCGAATGCCCCAAATTCGTTGATCGAAATTAACATAAACACCGGCGCCGGAGCGGTCATAAGCAACCCAGGCTACGGCACCCTGACGAACCTAACCTGCGACTCCATGGGACGTCTATACGCCTGGTCACAGAACAACAGCGCACTGCTGGAGCTTGACCCCGACACAGGAACCGGAACACTGCTCACTTCCACCAACATCTGGCCGAACACTCATGGCTTGGCCTCCGACGCCAATGACACCGTGTACCTGATCAATGGCAACGGCTATGTCTACCTGCTCAATCCCCAGACTGGCGGCTCGACCTATCTGTTCGATATCGGCAACACCGGGGTTGGCAACGGCAATGCCGCCCACCACGGCGATTTCGACCCGCTTACCGGCTATTACGTTGGCATCAGTGAACCGTGGTCAAACAACACTTCGCTGGTGGTGGTCGACATGGCCGGAGAAATGGTTGTCGCCACTCATGACACCGGCGTCCTTTTGCACACCCTGACCTTTACACCTGGCGTCCTCGATACCAGCGCCATGGATACTGAAGACTGGTTCCAGTTCTCCCTGGGGGAACAGGAGCTGGCTACCATCGCCCTGACCACGAGCACACACAGCGCTCCTAAAGGACTGGGGCTCGACCTATACAACCCCAATGGCGAACTCCTGGCCACAGGTACCGCTGACGCGACCAACACGACACTTGCCATCCGCGATGCCAAGGCCTTCATTACCGGCAGTTATTCCGTTCGGGTCCGTAGCGGTTCCCCGGCCGATTACACCCTGGTAGTCACCAGAAACAGCGCCTTTGAACAGGAAAATAATGATACTTCCGGTCAGGCTCAGGACATCGGCAAAACCGGGCAAGTTCTGGCCCATATCAGCGAAGACCTTGACAGCTATGCCGTTCATGCCACGGCAGGCGACACCCTGACCATCTATACCACCACCCCGGGCGTTGGGGCCGGTGAGCCAAACAACACCCTTGATCCGGCCATCACTCTCCTTGATCCGAATGGCACAGCTATTGCCGACGACGACAACAGCGACGCGGACAGTCGCAATGCCTGGCTCCAGTTTATGGTCACCGAAACTGGAACCTACACGGTGCAAGTCAGCGCCACCACCGGCAGCGGAGACTACACCCTCACCGTGGAAGGGGCATCCGGGCAACAAGCGCCTTTTACAGTGACCGCCGCCGTGCCGGAAAACAATGCCGGCATCCAGAACTACCCCGGCACCTACCGTATCACTCTGTCCGAACAGGTGCTGCTGACCTCTCTCAGCGCCGATGATCTGACCGTCAATGGCGTAGCCGCCACCGCTGTAACGGTGATCGACGGCAATACCCTGGAGTTCGACATCTCAAGCGCCGACATCGGTCCAGACCAAGTGTACACGGTATCTATCGCCGCCGGCGCCCTGCAAAGCGTTTCCGGCGCTGGACTTGAAGAGTACAACGCCTTCTTCACCACCGACCAGACCCCACCGGTGGTTAATTCCATTTCGGTGGGAGATTGGTCAGTACAGACGACCGACCCGCTCACCATCAGCGTGACCTTTTCCGAGCCCATGGACCCCGTTGGCCTAGGTGTGGAGGATGTGACCCTGACCGATGACCTCGGCAACAGCTACAACGCCACCAATCTAATCTACGACGCCAATACCAACAGCGCCCAGATCAGCTTTCCAAGCCTGCCGGAGGGAGCTTACATCTGGAGTCTATTGAGCAATCCCACAGCGTTCCGGGACCGCGCAGGACTCCTGCTGGATGGCGACGGTTGGGGCGGCCCAGGCGGCAATTTCTCGTCTGCCTTTTACGTCGATGCCGACACCCAGGCCTACCCTGTACCGCTTACAGCCATCCTGCCAGACGGCTCCCTGATCTACAATTCTTTGGTTAACGGCCAGTTCCACGAACAAGGCGATGAGGACACCTATACCCTGGAGATTGAAGCAGGCCAAGTCCTTACCGTGATCTTAGCCAGCGACAACCCATCCTTGACCGGTGAAATAGAGCTGTTCGATCCAAACGCCAGCTCCCTTGGGGTGATCACCGCGTCGGCAAACGGCGCCGACGCGGTATTGCAAACAATCGCCATCACCGAAACTGGCGCCTACAGCATCGTCGTCAGGTCGGCGAGCGGCGATGGTCGCTACCGTCTCCAGGCCCTACTCAACGCGGCCAAGGAAGTGGAGGTTTCCGACCAGAACGACTGGAGCGCCATCTTGGCAACAGCCCAAGATATCGACTTAAGCTTCATCGACCTGGGTCACGGCGCCAGCCGCGGAGCGGCCATCGGCCAGATCAACTCGCCATATAGTGATCCTCCGGTCCTGTTCGCCACCATCCGGGCTTCAAACTCCAGCGACCCAAGCACCCTGGTGGAACTCAACCCCGCCACCGGCTCGATAATCCGGACTATCGGCGCTATCGGCTATGCCGTCAATGGCCTCGAGTACAACCCAACTCGGGGGATTCTCTACGGCACGGTCTCCAGCAACGACCCCAGCGCCGCAAATTCCCTGATAGCTATCGACATGGCAACCGGCGCCGGATCGATTATCGGCAATCCCGGGGTCGACACCCTGGTAAACTTGACCTGCGACTCCTCCGGCCGGCTCTTTGCCTGGTCACAGGACAATAGCGCGCTCTTTGAACTCGACCCGGATACCGGCAACGGCACACTGCTCAACTCCACCGACATCTGGCCCAACACTCATGGACTGGCCGCCGACGCCAACAACAATCTCTACCTAGTCAATGGCGGCGGCGATGTCTATCTCATCGACTCCCAGGATGGCTCCTCAAACTATCTGTTCAATATTGGACAAACCGCCCACCACGGCGACTTCGATCCAGACAGCGGCTATTACTTCGGCATCAGCGACACCTCAAGTTCGGCTTCCCTGGTTGTCGTTGACATGGCCAGCCAAAG
Coding sequences within:
- a CDS encoding DUF3467 domain-containing protein, translating into MTGKVSAAPKADPQAPQAPQSPQVRWDTSNLKSSYANVCNATCTREEVVLNFGINQNWDRNSQDFEIQLDHRIILSPFAAKRLTDLLQKLLTDYEAKHGELKS
- a CDS encoding PEP-CTERM sorting domain-containing protein encodes the protein MWQWSKTPITVFAGLIMAAILAVPPALATPIFSLGSPLSGAVGDEVSVDLNLDLADGDSLFSADFTITYDSSYLEYLGASVVHGYILLLDDFIGAPSPNPITFTLSVFDQTTNDGSFYGPNSYELADLTFRIIGGGQGDQTLIRFGNLDAYDDLSTNPISAVTSDNSVTITDTAPIPEPTTMLLLGTGLAGLGAMRTQRRKRATHRLPTR